A stretch of DNA from Acidovorax carolinensis:
AAGAAGGCTCGGGCGCTTTGGGGCCGGGGGAGGGATGTTCACGGGTGTCGGTGCGGGGCATGGGGGTCTCCTTTGGGTGGGTAGCAAGGTCTCCAAAAGAGGCCCATCGTAAAAACGCCCGCAGTGCCCGCGTGTAGGCCCACATGCCATGCGGCCGCCGGGCTATGGATACGGTGGGCCAGGCCTGCCGCGTAACCCGTGCCACACTCTTGCCCTTACAACAGGTGGTTATGTCTTCTACAGAGTGGGCCCAGGCGGCCCTGCAGTCGTTTGATGCGGTGGTGCAGGCCACCGAGGGGTTTCGCAGCCGCGCCGGCCAGCGGCTGATGGCCGAGCAGGTGGCGCGCACGTTCAGCCAGGCCACGCTGGGCAAGGTGGATGAAGAAGGTGGCGAGGCCGCGCCCACGCGGTCCATCGCGGTCATCCAGGCGGGCACGGGTGTGGGCAAGTCGCTGGCGTATTGCGCGCCCGCCATTGCGCTGGCGCTGGCACGGGGCACGCGGGTGCTGATATCTACCGCCACGGTGGCGCTGCAGGAGCAGCTGGTCAACAAGGATTTGCCCGCGCTGGCTGCGCGCATGCCGCAGCCCTTCAAGTTTGCGCTGGCCAAGGGGCGCGGGCGCTATGTGTGCAAGCTCAAGCTCGACCGGCTGGCGGGCACGGGCGAGGCGCATGGCGAGGACGATGACGACCTGTTTCCCGAAGAGGCCGCGAGCGCCCGCCCCAAGCGCTCGCACCAGGAGACCGAGGCGCGCATCCAGTTTTATTCGACCATGGCGCAAACCCTGGCCAAGGGCGCCTGGGATGGCGACCGCGACAGCCTCGATGCGCCGCCCGAGCCCGAGGTGTGGAGCCCCGTGGCGGCCGAGGGCGCGTCGTGCACGGGCAAGCACTGCCCGGCCTTCAGCCAGTGCACCTATTACGACAAGCGCAAGGAGCTGGTGGGCGCGCAGGTGATCGTGGCCAACCATGATTTGTTGCTGTCGTCGCTGGGCGCGCGCGTACTGCCCGAGCTGGACAACTGCCTGCTGGTGCTGGACGAAGCCCACCACCTGCCCGCCACGGCGCTCGACCAGTTTGCGTGCAGCATGGATTTGTCGCGCATCACCTGGATTGAGCGATTGTCGAGCCGGGGCCTGCGCATTGGCGCGCTGCTGGAGGTGGAAGAGATTGCCGACATTCCGCGCCACGCGGCGCAGCTGCGCCAGACGCTGCAGGACCTGGCCCGCATCGTGATGGATGTGTATGGCGACAACCTCAAAAGCCAGAAGGACACCTGGGGCCCGGCCCGTGTGCGCGTGCCGCGCGGCGAGTTGCCCGAGCAGCTGATCGCCCCGCTGGGCCTGCTGGCCGCCAGTGCCGATGGCTTTCTGGAAGCGCTGCGCGCCATCAGCAAGGCCCTGCGCGCCGAGATGCGCGACAAGCCCGACGAGGCCAGGCGCCTGTCCACGCTGTATGCGCAGATCGGCATGCTGGCACCGCGCCTGGAAGAGCTGCACGCCACCGCCCAACTGCTGCTGCAGGATGCGCCCGAAGGCGCGGACCGCAGCTTTGTGCCCGCCGCCAAGTGGTTCACGCTGGCGATGGAGGGCGACTTCATCGTGGTCAAGGCCCACGCCAGCCCCATCCTGCCAGGCACCACGCTGCGCAACCACCTGTGGAGCGCGGTGCGCGGTGCCGTGCTGACCTCGGCCACGCTGACCAGTTGCGGCAGTTTCGACTTCTTTATGCGCGAGGCCGGCCTGCATGGTGACGAGGCCGCCACCACGCTCGAAGTGGCCAGCCCCTTCAACTACGCCGCGCAGGGCACGCTGATTGCCGCCGAGACGCGCGCCGACCCCAAGAACGCCGCGCAGTTCACCGCCGAGATGGTCGATGCGCTGCTGCACGACATTGCGCGCGTGGAATACGGCGCGCTGGTGCTGTTCACCTCGCGCGAGCAGATGCGCCAGGCCGTGGATGCATTGCCCACCGCCATGCGCAGCGTGGTGCTGGTGCAAAACGCGCTGCCGCGCACGCAACTGCTCAAGCGCCACCGCGAGCGGGTGGAGGGCGGCGAGCCCTCGGTCATCTTTGGCATGCAGTCGTTTGGCGAGGGGCTGGATTTGCCGGGGCGGCTGTGCGAATCGGTTTTCATCACCAAGCTGCCCTTTGCCCCGCCCGACGACCCGGTGGGCGAGGCCCGCGCCGAATGGCTGCGCGCCGTGGGCCGCGACCCGTTCAGCGAACTGGTGGTGCCCGCCACCGCCATCCGCCTGGCGCAATGGGTGGGCCGCGCGATCCGTACCGAGGAAGACCAGGCCCATGTGTATTGCTACGACAAGCGCCTGACGCGCACCAGCTATGGCCAGCGGCTGCTCAAGGGGCTGCCGCCGTTTGCGCTGGAGCAACGCGCGCCGCTGTGATTGGGCGACACTTCCCAGGCCATATTTCAAATCACAACAACAGCGAACAGAGAGAGGACCAACCATGCCCCACACCATTCCCGCCTGCCCCCAATGCGGCCAGGAAAACACCTACCCCGATG
This window harbors:
- the dinG gene encoding ATP-dependent DNA helicase DinG encodes the protein MSSTEWAQAALQSFDAVVQATEGFRSRAGQRLMAEQVARTFSQATLGKVDEEGGEAAPTRSIAVIQAGTGVGKSLAYCAPAIALALARGTRVLISTATVALQEQLVNKDLPALAARMPQPFKFALAKGRGRYVCKLKLDRLAGTGEAHGEDDDDLFPEEAASARPKRSHQETEARIQFYSTMAQTLAKGAWDGDRDSLDAPPEPEVWSPVAAEGASCTGKHCPAFSQCTYYDKRKELVGAQVIVANHDLLLSSLGARVLPELDNCLLVLDEAHHLPATALDQFACSMDLSRITWIERLSSRGLRIGALLEVEEIADIPRHAAQLRQTLQDLARIVMDVYGDNLKSQKDTWGPARVRVPRGELPEQLIAPLGLLAASADGFLEALRAISKALRAEMRDKPDEARRLSTLYAQIGMLAPRLEELHATAQLLLQDAPEGADRSFVPAAKWFTLAMEGDFIVVKAHASPILPGTTLRNHLWSAVRGAVLTSATLTSCGSFDFFMREAGLHGDEAATTLEVASPFNYAAQGTLIAAETRADPKNAAQFTAEMVDALLHDIARVEYGALVLFTSREQMRQAVDALPTAMRSVVLVQNALPRTQLLKRHRERVEGGEPSVIFGMQSFGEGLDLPGRLCESVFITKLPFAPPDDPVGEARAEWLRAVGRDPFSELVVPATAIRLAQWVGRAIRTEEDQAHVYCYDKRLTRTSYGQRLLKGLPPFALEQRAPL